A window of Candidatus Bathyarchaeota archaeon genomic DNA:
CGGTGATTTCCACGGTTAAGCTGTCGAAGGATACGTCGATGATTCTGCCTCGGAAGACGTCTACGAAGTTGATGATGTCGCTGCGTTCTTTTGCGTCTTTTACTCCGACTTTAATGAGGGAGAGTTCACGCATGACAAAGTTGCCGTATTCGAGTTCTCCGACTTTTAGGACGTCGATTTGCTTAGCGACTTGCTTGACAACTTGGTCAAGGGTTTTTTCGTCCCCGTTCACAGTTATGGTCATGCGCGCTATGTCTGGTTGTTCGGTTGGGCCGACAGTGATGGATTCGATGTTGAAGTTGCGGCGACGGAACAAGTTGGCAATCATATGCAAGACACCGGGTTTGTTTTCGACTAGGACGGATATGACTTTGGTTTTTCCAGCTTGCATTAGTAGTCACCTCTCTGTTGGGGTAAACCGCAGCCCGGCGGCACAAACGGAACCACATCCGTCTCTGAACCGATAGGCACATCGATTACCGTTGTTACTTTACTGGATAGTGCGGTCTTAACTGCTTTTTGGAACTCCGCTATGCTGCCAACTCGGAATCCTTGTGCTCCGTATGCTTCAGCTAATTTGACGAAGTCAGGGGTTTTGCCCAAGTTCACTGCCATATATCTGCGGTCGTAGAGGGTTCTCTGCCACTGCGCCACCATACCCAAGACACTGTTGTTTAGGACTATTACGGTGACGGGGATGTCTTCAGCGACGCTACAGGCGAGTTCCTGCTCAGTCATGATGAAGCTACCGTCTCCTGCGATGTCCACAACGGGACGGTTGGGGCATGCGACTTTGGCGCCTAACGCTGCAGGGAAACCGAAACCCATGGTTCCCAATCCTCCGCTGCTGATGAATGT
This region includes:
- the ilvN gene encoding acetolactate synthase small subunit, with protein sequence MQAGKTKVISVLVENKPGVLHMIANLFRRRNFNIESITVGPTEQPDIARMTITVNGDEKTLDQVVKQVAKQIDVLKVGELEYGNFVMRELSLIKVGVKDAKERSDIINFVDVFRGRIIDVSFDSLTVEITGTPDKIDAFLNLMKTFGIIELARTGITALARGTKSIRIDG